A portion of the Drosophila sechellia strain sech25 chromosome 2R, ASM438219v1, whole genome shotgun sequence genome contains these proteins:
- the LOC6609971 gene encoding uncharacterized protein LOC6609971 isoform X2, which yields MLLISLTLMAFGLAQTLPIEEAETPTTSEVPDSGRVVFDQRQTGRFNIHVSIKDVAIIEVGQNGLAEETYNDEEDYYYDDSALTVKPIKLTTGTSSTTTTSTTSATLPESPVSTVAPTTEATQLNTSFSSNLLADIAASGITKPKSRLNNLMIVETPIGGLTKPLHHPLHARSKDIPIMAAAAAQTALITPPTLRENIEYTPPKGHNSPIFKLKVQRSSMPATKKPARCRNHQVRDAQGKCTDSIYRKLYSMLMGMNFPFLAAANAAESA from the exons ATGCTGCTGATATCACTTACGCTGATGGCTTTTGGCCTGGCCCAAACGCTGCCCATCGAGGAGGCCGAAACGCCGACCACCAGCGAAGTGCCGGATTCAGGGCGAGTGGTTTTCGATCAGCGACAGACTGGCAGATTCAACATCCACGTTAGCATCAAGGATGTGGCCATCATCGAGGTGGGCCAGAATGGACTGGCCGAG GAGACGTATAACGACGAGGAGGATTACTACTATGATGACAGTGCGTTGACCGTCAAACCAATCAAGCTAACCACAGGGACCAGTAGCACCACCACAACGAGCACCACATCGGCCACCCTGCCAGAGAGCCCTGTATCTACAGTGGCCCCTACCACCGAAGCCACGCAGCTGAATACCAGCTTTAGCTCAAATCTGCTGGCTGACATTGCAGCCAGTGGTATAACGAAGCCCAAGTCCAGGCTGAATAATCTGATGATTGTAGAGACACCAATCGGAGGACTAACTAAGCCCCTGCACCACCCACTTCATGCTCGATCCAAGGATATACCCATTATGGCTGCAGCGGCGGCACAAACTGCTTTAATTACGCCACCCACTTTGCGCGAGAACATTGAGTACACGCCGCCCAAAGGTCACAACTCGCCCATTTTCAAGTTGAAAGTTCAACGATCTTCGATGCCGGCTACCAAGAAACCCGCCCGCTGCCGAAATCATCAGGTGCGAGATGCCCAGGGCAAGTGCACCGACTCGATCTA CAGAAAGCTGTACAGCATGCTGATGGGGATGAATTTCCCTTTTTTGGCAGCCGCAAATGCCGCAGAAAGTGCTTGA
- the LOC6609971 gene encoding uncharacterized protein LOC6609971 isoform X1 codes for MLLISLTLMAFGLAQTLPIEEAETPTTSEVPDSGRVVFDQRQTGRFNIHVSIKDVAIIEVGQNGLAEETYNDEEDYYYDDSALTVKPIKLTTGTSSTTTTSTTSATLPESPVSTVAPTTEATQLNTSFSSNLLADIAASGITKPKSRLNNLMIVETPIGGLTKPLHHPLHARSKDIPIMAAAAAQTALITPPTLRENIEYTPPKGHNSPIFKLKVQRSSMPATKKPARCRNHQVRDAQGKCTDSI; via the exons ATGCTGCTGATATCACTTACGCTGATGGCTTTTGGCCTGGCCCAAACGCTGCCCATCGAGGAGGCCGAAACGCCGACCACCAGCGAAGTGCCGGATTCAGGGCGAGTGGTTTTCGATCAGCGACAGACTGGCAGATTCAACATCCACGTTAGCATCAAGGATGTGGCCATCATCGAGGTGGGCCAGAATGGACTGGCCGAG GAGACGTATAACGACGAGGAGGATTACTACTATGATGACAGTGCGTTGACCGTCAAACCAATCAAGCTAACCACAGGGACCAGTAGCACCACCACAACGAGCACCACATCGGCCACCCTGCCAGAGAGCCCTGTATCTACAGTGGCCCCTACCACCGAAGCCACGCAGCTGAATACCAGCTTTAGCTCAAATCTGCTGGCTGACATTGCAGCCAGTGGTATAACGAAGCCCAAGTCCAGGCTGAATAATCTGATGATTGTAGAGACACCAATCGGAGGACTAACTAAGCCCCTGCACCACCCACTTCATGCTCGATCCAAGGATATACCCATTATGGCTGCAGCGGCGGCACAAACTGCTTTAATTACGCCACCCACTTTGCGCGAGAACATTGAGTACACGCCGCCCAAAGGTCACAACTCGCCCATTTTCAAGTTGAAAGTTCAACGATCTTCGATGCCGGCTACCAAGAAACCCGCCCGCTGCCGAAATCATCAGGTGCGAGATGCCCAGGGCAAGTGCACCGACTCGATCTA A
- the LOC6609972 gene encoding uncharacterized protein LOC6609972 isoform X2, translated as MEGFEYVVNPPVWPTVGFLRKIHRDSSGDFCRDSYTKNIPSVAPNTYDVPRPMGFKYPSKAGFSALANKMPRLPVFRELGYPPIGSYATDFPGTQYYFTFNKQTVREQKWVTPGPSTYTHHLKYPDWDVETAFGSKRIIWPSVAVFCSPQNIVKCSTCGEKPVGDYFHNFSNDADMCRQCMHVEMAAIKKCNLQVTERYSRQQKIKQFVPARYCGFFHDHNQTTATIERDSRKVLRQKIRVENYLYRLNAKIE; from the exons ATGGAGG GATTTGAGTATGTGGTAAATCCTCCAGTGTGGCCGACGGTCGGATTTCTCAGGAAAATCCATCGGGACTCGAGCGGAGACTTCTGTAGGGACAGCTATACCAAAAATATTCCGTCGGTCGCTCCTAATACATATGATGTACCCAGACCAATGGGATTTAAG TACCCGTCAAAGGCAGGATTTTCTGCCTTGGCCAACAAGATGCCACGACTACCAGTCTTTCGAGAACTGGGATATCCCCCAATTGGATCCTACGCTACCGATTTTCCAGGAACTCAATACTACTTCACTTTCAACAAGCAAACTGTGCGGGAACAAAAATGGGTGACACCGGG CCCGTCAACCTATACGCACCACCTCAAATATCCGGACTGGGACGTGGAGACAGCTTTCGGATCCAAGCGCATCATCTGGCCATCGGTGGCCGTATTTTGCAGTCCCCAAAACATTGTCAAATGCTCGACATGTGGCGAAAAGCCAGTGGGTGACTATTTTCACAACTTTAGCAATGACGCGGACATGTGCCGACAATGCATGCATGTCGAGATGGCGGCGATCAAGAAGTGCAATCTCCAGGTGACGGAGCGGTACAGTCGGCAGCAGAAAATCAAGCAATTCGTTCCGGCCAGATACTGCGGATTCTTCCACGATCACAACCAAACTACGGCCACAATTGAACGGGATTCGCGGAAAGTGTTGCGCCAAAAGATACGCgtggaaaattacttatatCGGCTGAATGCAAAGATAGAGTAG
- the LOC6609972 gene encoding uncharacterized protein LOC6609972 isoform X1: MRAQRPNAQEREKLRRQRSETRLVVAGCNDLGFEYVVNPPVWPTVGFLRKIHRDSSGDFCRDSYTKNIPSVAPNTYDVPRPMGFKYPSKAGFSALANKMPRLPVFRELGYPPIGSYATDFPGTQYYFTFNKQTVREQKWVTPGPSTYTHHLKYPDWDVETAFGSKRIIWPSVAVFCSPQNIVKCSTCGEKPVGDYFHNFSNDADMCRQCMHVEMAAIKKCNLQVTERYSRQQKIKQFVPARYCGFFHDHNQTTATIERDSRKVLRQKIRVENYLYRLNAKIE; the protein is encoded by the exons ATGCGTGCCCAAAGACCAAATGCCCAGGAGCGCGAAAAACTGCGTCGCCAGCGATCCGAAACTAGGCTCGTTGTCGCCGGTTGCAATGATCTAG GATTTGAGTATGTGGTAAATCCTCCAGTGTGGCCGACGGTCGGATTTCTCAGGAAAATCCATCGGGACTCGAGCGGAGACTTCTGTAGGGACAGCTATACCAAAAATATTCCGTCGGTCGCTCCTAATACATATGATGTACCCAGACCAATGGGATTTAAG TACCCGTCAAAGGCAGGATTTTCTGCCTTGGCCAACAAGATGCCACGACTACCAGTCTTTCGAGAACTGGGATATCCCCCAATTGGATCCTACGCTACCGATTTTCCAGGAACTCAATACTACTTCACTTTCAACAAGCAAACTGTGCGGGAACAAAAATGGGTGACACCGGG CCCGTCAACCTATACGCACCACCTCAAATATCCGGACTGGGACGTGGAGACAGCTTTCGGATCCAAGCGCATCATCTGGCCATCGGTGGCCGTATTTTGCAGTCCCCAAAACATTGTCAAATGCTCGACATGTGGCGAAAAGCCAGTGGGTGACTATTTTCACAACTTTAGCAATGACGCGGACATGTGCCGACAATGCATGCATGTCGAGATGGCGGCGATCAAGAAGTGCAATCTCCAGGTGACGGAGCGGTACAGTCGGCAGCAGAAAATCAAGCAATTCGTTCCGGCCAGATACTGCGGATTCTTCCACGATCACAACCAAACTACGGCCACAATTGAACGGGATTCGCGGAAAGTGTTGCGCCAAAAGATACGCgtggaaaattacttatatCGGCTGAATGCAAAGATAGAGTAG